One Clostridium estertheticum DNA segment encodes these proteins:
- a CDS encoding glycosyltransferase family 2 protein, producing MERSLITVVIPVYNEESQICENISVIRQCLAETGMEFMILLVDDGSTDGTWSRLKMLSEDIPCIKALRLSRNFGKEAALCAGLEAAEGDCCIIMDADLQHPPALIPEMIRLWKDEGYEVVEGVKALRGNESMIKKVGANLFYRIQSKLSGFNMQQASDFKLLDKKVVLAWRSMNERGTFFRGMSAWIGYNRISIPFNVGIRTNGVSKWSLFNLCTLAVKAITSFSSFPLYIVTFMGVFFLAGALVLGIQTLYMKLMGIALSGFTTVILLLLIIGSCLMISLGVIGTYIARIYEEVKYRPRYIVADEIMSSEDHLSEAEAMGIWPKEIASLHRE from the coding sequence ATGGAAAGGTCATTGATTACAGTTGTTATTCCAGTGTACAACGAAGAAAGTCAGATTTGCGAAAACATCAGTGTTATCAGGCAGTGTTTAGCAGAAACAGGTATGGAGTTTATGATTTTGTTGGTTGATGATGGCTCAACTGACGGCACATGGTCCAGACTTAAAATGCTTTCTGAAGATATTCCATGTATTAAAGCATTGAGGCTTAGCAGGAATTTTGGCAAGGAGGCTGCACTTTGTGCAGGACTGGAAGCTGCAGAGGGAGATTGCTGTATAATCATGGACGCTGACCTGCAGCACCCACCCGCATTAATACCTGAGATGATCCGGTTGTGGAAGGATGAGGGATATGAGGTTGTGGAGGGCGTTAAGGCCTTACGTGGAAATGAGAGCATGATTAAAAAAGTCGGTGCTAATTTATTTTATCGGATACAGAGCAAGCTTTCCGGGTTTAATATGCAGCAGGCTTCAGATTTCAAGCTATTGGATAAAAAAGTTGTATTGGCATGGCGCAGCATGAATGAAAGAGGTACATTCTTCAGGGGAATGTCAGCCTGGATTGGGTATAATCGGATAAGTATCCCCTTTAATGTAGGAATCAGGACAAATGGAGTCTCAAAGTGGTCTCTTTTTAATCTGTGCACGCTTGCAGTTAAGGCCATTACTTCCTTTTCATCATTTCCACTTTATATAGTTACTTTTATGGGAGTGTTTTTTCTTGCTGGTGCGCTGGTGCTTGGAATTCAGACTTTGTACATGAAGCTTATGGGTATTGCTTTGAGTGGCTTCACAACAGTTATTCTGCTGCTCCTCATTATTGGAAGCTGCTTAATGATAAGTCTTGGAGTTATAGGAACCTATATTGCTAGAATATATGAAGAAGTTAAATACAGGCCAAGATATATTGTTGCAGACGAAATTATGAGCAGTGAAGATCACCTAAGTGAAGCAGAAGCAATGGGAATATGGCCCAAAGAGATTGCAAGCTTGCATAGAGAATAA
- a CDS encoding YfhO family protein, with amino-acid sequence MKDNIHIIRKFGIYIKRHYVILLAFFLPAFILEIAYIAVRIFPFGNWSLLISDLYHQYTPFISELQDKLRSSSSLLYSWSGGLGVNFLPLFAYYLASPINLITILFPADYLTEAILVLTLIKVSLSGSCFAFYLKAQHGEKSSLVTVGFSTLYALSGFVLAFSWNIMWMDAIYLLPLIMIGLVNLIREGKGFFFCITLTIALLSNFYMAFFICFFTLLYYPVCLFKYHDFKKPSLLIKRTGQFAGFSLLSAGLSAILLLPTFFQLKSTSAAGDIFPTTLTNYYDLFDFITRHFTAASPTIREGAPNLYCGIVVLILLPIYFLSKSIPLKEKLWNLALLLILTLSFNINILNFIWHGFHYPNQLPYRFSFVYIFLVLSMSYEAFKKLNEFTGKEIGTICLSILGVILISQKFDNLSIGFHTIYISAAFIILYAVALTIDRSCNIRPSCKTLIVFLVLTAEITTSTIVTIVKIDSTEGYSSRNSYASGKDVSQIRDQLSAISEKDKGFYRLEILPSQTANDPALYNYPGLSIFSSTISAKPVKMLENLGFSSNGINSYTYEGSTAILDSLLGIKYLIYRNIAIEEKLYKQTAAIDKLRIFTNPYVLPLGFQSTNELNKFDSSSGSNPLETQNLLIKAICGAPDILIPIDQKQGTQKNLDLSGQGSPYYSFKRINKDNASKASIDFAMDKAEQVYLYYEAPSNMKGSGFVKVNGKEVEFNPKHSSIINLGFCQAGSSAELQINFDKSSSETGSFKVYAYSLNMPAFEEAISLIRKKSMTIENFTDTSIRGSVKVASDGLMVMSIPFDKGWHVKVDNQQVETQAVDDCLLSFELLKGSHKIELWFFPEKLFLGLMISLVSVLILIFLFIKKPGIVGYTIKHFRKGVK; translated from the coding sequence TTGAAAGACAACATTCATATTATAAGAAAGTTTGGTATATATATTAAAAGGCATTATGTAATCTTGCTCGCATTTTTTCTGCCTGCCTTTATCCTGGAAATCGCCTATATAGCTGTTCGAATTTTCCCCTTTGGTAATTGGAGTTTATTAATATCAGACTTATATCATCAATATACTCCCTTTATCTCAGAATTGCAGGACAAGCTTAGATCATCTTCTAGCCTGCTGTACTCCTGGTCAGGCGGCCTTGGGGTAAATTTCTTGCCGTTATTTGCCTATTATCTGGCCAGCCCAATAAACCTTATAACTATTTTATTTCCAGCAGACTATTTGACTGAAGCAATACTTGTGCTTACGCTTATAAAGGTAAGTCTTTCAGGGTCCTGTTTTGCCTTTTACCTGAAGGCTCAGCATGGTGAAAAGAGTAGTCTGGTTACTGTAGGTTTCTCCACACTTTATGCACTCTCTGGTTTTGTGCTTGCTTTTTCCTGGAATATTATGTGGATGGATGCGATTTATCTTCTGCCCTTGATTATGATTGGCCTTGTAAACTTGATACGTGAGGGTAAAGGTTTCTTTTTCTGCATTACACTTACCATTGCTCTTTTGTCGAATTTTTATATGGCTTTTTTTATTTGTTTTTTTACCTTGCTTTATTACCCGGTTTGTCTCTTTAAATATCATGATTTTAAAAAACCATCCTTGCTAATAAAAAGGACAGGTCAATTTGCAGGATTTTCATTGCTGTCCGCCGGGTTATCAGCAATACTTCTGCTGCCAACCTTTTTTCAATTGAAATCTACCTCAGCTGCGGGTGATATATTCCCAACGACACTGACGAACTATTACGATTTATTTGATTTTATAACCAGACATTTTACAGCTGCATCTCCTACTATCCGCGAAGGTGCACCCAATCTGTATTGTGGAATTGTTGTTTTAATACTCCTTCCAATTTATTTTTTAAGTAAAAGCATTCCACTAAAGGAAAAGTTATGGAATCTTGCTCTTCTTCTGATTTTAACCCTAAGCTTCAATATTAATATATTGAATTTTATTTGGCATGGCTTTCATTACCCTAACCAGCTTCCATATCGATTTTCTTTTGTTTACATCTTTCTCGTATTATCCATGAGCTATGAAGCTTTTAAAAAGCTGAACGAATTTACCGGCAAAGAGATTGGCACTATTTGCTTATCTATCCTGGGTGTTATTCTTATCTCACAGAAATTTGATAATTTATCAATTGGATTTCACACAATATATATAAGCGCAGCTTTTATTATTTTATATGCAGTGGCCCTTACCATTGACCGCTCGTGCAATATCCGGCCATCCTGCAAAACTCTAATTGTATTTCTTGTATTGACTGCCGAGATAACCACGAGTACCATTGTGACAATTGTTAAAATTGACTCCACTGAAGGCTACTCAAGTCGAAACAGCTATGCAAGCGGCAAGGATGTTTCCCAAATTCGTGATCAGCTTTCTGCTATTTCCGAGAAGGATAAAGGCTTTTATCGTTTGGAAATACTGCCATCCCAAACCGCCAATGATCCTGCTCTGTATAATTATCCTGGCCTATCGATTTTTTCTTCCACCATCTCCGCAAAGCCTGTAAAGATGCTTGAGAATCTCGGTTTTTCCAGCAACGGTATTAACAGTTACACATACGAGGGTTCCACAGCAATACTGGATTCTCTTCTCGGCATCAAATATCTGATTTATCGAAACATAGCTATTGAGGAAAAATTGTACAAACAGACTGCAGCCATCGATAAATTAAGGATTTTTACAAACCCTTATGTTTTGCCACTGGGCTTTCAATCCACAAATGAGCTGAATAAGTTTGACAGCAGCTCCGGGTCTAATCCACTTGAAACTCAGAATCTCCTTATAAAAGCTATTTGTGGCGCACCGGATATTCTAATCCCTATTGACCAGAAGCAAGGAACTCAAAAAAACCTTGACCTTAGCGGCCAGGGTTCACCGTATTACAGCTTTAAGCGTATTAATAAGGATAATGCCTCTAAAGCAAGTATTGATTTTGCAATGGATAAAGCGGAGCAAGTCTACCTATACTATGAGGCGCCCTCTAATATGAAAGGCAGTGGATTTGTTAAAGTCAATGGCAAAGAGGTTGAATTTAATCCAAAGCATTCCTCTATAATTAATCTTGGATTTTGCCAGGCTGGATCTTCTGCAGAGCTGCAAATTAATTTTGATAAGTCAAGTAGCGAAACAGGCAGCTTTAAAGTATACGCCTACAGTTTGAATATGCCCGCATTTGAAGAGGCGATATCCCTTATCCGCAAAAAATCAATGACCATTGAAAACTTTACGGATACCAGCATCCGAGGTTCGGTGAAAGTAGCAAGTGACGGACTGATGGTAATGTCCATACCTTTTGATAAGGGGTGGCACGTCAAAGTGGATAATCAGCAGGTTGAAACACAGGCTGTGGATGATTGTTTATTGAGCTTTGAACTGTTAAAAGGCTCGCATAAGATTGAATTGTGGTTTTTCCCAGAAAAACTTTTCTTAGGCCTTATGATTTCCCTGGTATCAGTTCTAATACTAATCTTTCTTTTCATAAAAAAACCAGGCATCGTGGGTTACACTATTAAACATTTCAGAAAGGGGGTCAAATAA
- a CDS encoding transposase: MDIIEIIYKRRGIRNYIYFTNLCEKPTPSGVDKCDKKELNKLCAPYFHIKNEMLKEFRITEYSLHQDVKLVQHAFKENIDSFTAQKIASRVWEALETNIFGKGAEVHFKGRNNPLNSLEGKSNKTGIRYDIETNTFKWIGLKLETMLNINNQYEIDALRNKISFCRVKRIFVLGRYKYMLQIVLDGVAPVKFNKETGEIKNDIGSGTCGIDIGTQTVAFISDYDVKLYELAPHVQNIENEKRRILRFMDRSKRTTSPNNFDGNGMIKKGVKLEWEYSKKYAKAKNKLKDLYRKQKDIRMQDHNIMINEIVRNCSVVYVEEMNFKCLQKRAKNTTINDKTGKINKKKRFGKLLANKAPSKFLEILENKLRAKGGKYTEINTKKVKASQYNHLNQQYNKKKLSQRWNYFEYNGQQLKVQRDIYSAYLIIM, encoded by the coding sequence GTGGATATAATCGAAATAATTTATAAGAGAAGAGGTATAAGGAACTATATTTATTTTACAAATTTGTGCGAAAAGCCCACTCCTTCAGGTGTGGACAAATGCGATAAGAAAGAATTAAATAAGCTTTGCGCTCCATATTTTCATATTAAAAATGAAATGCTTAAAGAATTTAGGATAACTGAATATTCACTCCATCAAGATGTAAAATTAGTTCAACATGCATTCAAAGAAAATATAGATAGTTTCACGGCTCAGAAGATTGCATCAAGAGTATGGGAAGCTTTAGAAACTAATATATTTGGTAAAGGCGCGGAGGTTCATTTTAAAGGCAGAAATAACCCGCTAAATTCATTAGAAGGTAAGTCTAATAAGACTGGAATAAGATATGATATTGAAACAAATACTTTTAAATGGATAGGTTTAAAGCTTGAAACAATGCTTAATATAAATAACCAATATGAGATAGATGCGTTGAGGAATAAAATAAGTTTCTGTAGAGTTAAAAGAATATTTGTACTCGGGCGATATAAATATATGCTTCAAATAGTTTTAGACGGGGTAGCTCCTGTTAAGTTTAACAAGGAGACAGGAGAAATTAAAAATGATATAGGAAGTGGAACTTGCGGAATTGACATAGGTACGCAAACAGTTGCTTTTATTTCTGATTATGATGTTAAGCTATACGAATTGGCTCCACATGTACAAAATATTGAAAATGAAAAACGTAGAATTCTAAGATTTATGGATAGAAGTAAACGAACCACTAGTCCTAATAATTTTGATGGAAATGGAATGATTAAAAAAGGTGTTAAATTGGAATGGGAATATTCAAAGAAATATGCCAAAGCTAAGAATAAACTTAAGGACCTATATAGGAAACAAAAGGATATAAGAATGCAAGATCACAATATAATGATCAATGAAATAGTGAGAAATTGTAGTGTAGTCTATGTTGAAGAAATGAATTTTAAATGTCTTCAAAAACGTGCTAAAAATACAACTATCAATGATAAAACTGGGAAAATCAACAAGAAAAAAAGATTCGGTAAATTATTAGCAAATAAAGCACCTAGTAAGTTTTTGGAAATATTAGAGAATAAGTTAAGAGCTAAAGGTGGAAAATACACTGAAATTAATACAAAAAAAGTGAAAGCTTCGCAGTACAACCACCTAAATCAACAATATAATAAAAAGAAGTTATCTCAAAGGTGGAATTATTTTGAGTATAATGGACAACAACTTAAAGTCCAGAGGGATATATATTCGGCATACTTAATTATTATGTAG
- a CDS encoding ABC transporter ATP-binding protein, with product MDTILQVNNLYKSLSKREIIKGISFQVNKGEVFGFLGPNGAGKTTTIRMIVGLIKPDKGEVLINGYDVQKDFIKAMKNLGCIVENPEMYLDLTGRENLKIFARMYGNVPKERIEEIIELIGLKDRIDDKVRKYSLGMRQRLGLGQALLPKPSLLILDEPTNGLDPVGIVEFRKIIKDLVRDNETAVFISSHMLSEIEQLCDRVAFISNGEIKSIENARELNKKCKFQKVSLITSDNIKCKDILSDTYYVHSINDVEGRLILECDEDSFSKIINLLARKNIDIEEINKVHQNLEDRFMEIVEGGSEFAESSKK from the coding sequence ATGGACACTATACTTCAGGTTAATAATTTATACAAAAGCTTAAGTAAAAGAGAGATTATAAAAGGGATAAGTTTTCAGGTTAATAAAGGAGAGGTATTCGGCTTTCTAGGACCTAATGGAGCAGGGAAAACTACAACTATACGAATGATAGTTGGGCTTATTAAGCCTGATAAAGGGGAAGTTTTAATTAATGGATATGATGTACAGAAAGACTTTATAAAAGCCATGAAAAATTTAGGATGTATTGTTGAAAATCCGGAAATGTATTTGGATTTAACAGGAAGAGAAAATTTAAAAATATTTGCAAGAATGTATGGGAATGTACCTAAGGAAAGAATAGAGGAAATTATAGAGCTCATCGGCCTTAAGGATAGGATTGATGACAAAGTACGAAAATATTCACTTGGTATGAGACAAAGACTTGGATTAGGTCAAGCTCTGCTTCCCAAACCAAGCTTACTTATATTAGATGAGCCAACAAATGGATTAGACCCTGTAGGCATAGTTGAATTTAGAAAAATAATAAAAGATTTAGTAAGAGACAACGAAACAGCAGTTTTCATATCCTCCCATATGCTGTCTGAAATAGAACAGCTCTGTGATAGAGTAGCTTTTATTAGCAATGGTGAGATTAAGTCAATTGAAAACGCTAGGGAATTAAATAAAAAATGTAAATTCCAAAAGGTATCTTTAATAACTTCAGATAATATAAAATGCAAGGACATATTAAGTGATACTTACTACGTACATTCTATTAATGATGTAGAAGGTAGGTTAATTTTAGAATGTGATGAGGATAGTTTTTCTAAAATTATTAATTTACTAGCTAGGAAAAATATTGATATAGAAGAAATAAACAAAGTCCATCAAAATTTAGAGGATAGGTTTATGGAGATAGTAGAAGGGGGTAGTGAATTTGCTGAATCTAGTAAAAAATGA
- a CDS encoding ABC transporter permease subunit, whose amino-acid sequence MLNLVKNEMIKLIHSKKYVIFLCSIIFILIFKGFNIYNSALKFKPETRIKDNQQILLELKTNLAGKTLSKEKKSNYEMQIKSLEEENKVLKYEMEATSPDWKLSTQKRIQALKKSKQDPYIASDGNRLEEIDAQIKYYNYYLENSIETPKAYQVTAHRDIIKMLSFMNVIFLPLLITFLCSDIISGEHASNTIKMLLTKPVKRTSIFNSKFIGATIVCLSTICILEMITFLVMGIMFKFGNPLYPTIIGTRYTLGTSVFTGDIQAIAIRGTSYILPVWKVSVITALYQILYIMICVIFSMAISTFFISNILSLITSVIPVAFLSLITFMTPLGFLSKVYPMLFTTFSNPLDLLTGDLAMKLSNPLINFKTGIFVIIVWGIVCYSLSLKKFAGRDVLA is encoded by the coding sequence TTGCTGAATCTAGTAAAAAATGAGATGATTAAGCTTATTCACAGTAAAAAATACGTTATATTTCTTTGTTCTATTATTTTCATTTTAATCTTTAAGGGATTTAATATTTATAACAGTGCTTTAAAATTTAAACCAGAAACTCGCATAAAAGATAACCAACAGATACTTTTAGAACTTAAAACTAACCTTGCTGGAAAAACCCTTTCAAAAGAAAAGAAATCAAATTATGAGATGCAGATAAAAAGTTTAGAAGAAGAAAATAAGGTTTTGAAATATGAGATGGAGGCAACTAGTCCTGATTGGAAACTTAGCACACAAAAAAGAATACAAGCACTTAAAAAAAGCAAACAAGATCCATATATAGCATCAGATGGAAATAGACTAGAAGAGATAGATGCTCAAATTAAATATTACAATTATTATCTTGAAAACTCTATAGAAACTCCTAAAGCATATCAGGTCACTGCCCATAGGGATATTATAAAGATGCTTAGTTTTATGAATGTTATATTTTTGCCACTATTAATAACTTTTCTGTGTTCAGACATAATTTCAGGCGAGCATGCTAGCAATACAATAAAAATGTTATTAACCAAGCCGGTAAAAAGGACAAGTATATTTAATTCTAAATTTATTGGAGCAACAATTGTATGCCTATCAACTATATGCATTTTAGAGATGATTACATTTCTAGTAATGGGGATAATGTTTAAGTTTGGTAACCCTCTTTATCCAACAATCATTGGAACTAGATATACTTTAGGTACTAGCGTCTTCACAGGAGATATTCAAGCAATAGCAATCCGTGGTACTTCTTATATTTTACCTGTATGGAAAGTATCAGTTATTACAGCCTTGTATCAAATATTATATATAATGATTTGTGTTATTTTCTCCATGGCTATTTCAACTTTTTTTATAAGTAATATTTTATCATTAATAACTAGCGTTATACCAGTTGCATTTTTATCATTAATTACTTTTATGACACCTTTAGGATTTTTAAGTAAGGTCTATCCAATGTTGTTTACAACATTTAGTAACCCCTTGGATTTATTAACTGGTGACTTAGCTATGAAATTAAGTAACCCTTTAATAAATTTTAAAACTGGAATTTTTGTAATCATAGTTTGGGGTATTGTTTGTTATAGCTTATCATTAAAAAAATTTGCAGGGCGAGATGTTCTAGCATAG
- a CDS encoding ABC transporter permease, whose amino-acid sequence MGFLISNELKKLISRKRFTVTLIMICILGALNIFGTYKNTKKDNIQSKIARAENNVEYYNQQKKTAEENKDKDGINHYKIQMKAAKSELDSFKKYADKSTSWKEKLETDIASSEELKRAPMISSSDTEIENQNKNILIKQYYLNNNIEYDYMKTNQIFKVFPIFFNGAGRLLLFVVIGLLASDIVSGENNSATIKMLLTKPISRGKILFSKFITAIITANVMVIVTETIGFVVIGLLAGFGSPNTPIAVGTIYKMDLGLIGNNGKSISAILGSSYILPAWKVIISIIVLQVLTISACIAFSFLISTLIKNSDVSTGVCIITVFLTMVIAINVMAFAIPGAPTMTNKILPFIFASYYDVSSIFACYYDVSFVLQGDMAERIINPIVNLHFAQFISLVWIIGCYSISHIVFVRKDVL is encoded by the coding sequence ATGGGGTTTTTAATTTCAAATGAACTAAAAAAACTTATAAGTAGAAAAAGATTTACAGTTACACTTATAATGATATGTATATTAGGCGCATTAAATATTTTTGGAACTTATAAAAATACTAAAAAGGATAATATACAGTCTAAGATTGCTAGGGCAGAAAATAACGTAGAATATTATAATCAACAGAAAAAAACTGCAGAAGAAAATAAAGACAAAGATGGAATTAACCACTATAAAATTCAAATGAAGGCAGCAAAAAGTGAGTTGGATAGTTTTAAAAAATATGCAGATAAGAGTACTAGCTGGAAAGAAAAACTTGAAACAGATATAGCATCTTCAGAAGAACTGAAAAGGGCACCAATGATCTCTTCCTCAGACACTGAAATAGAAAATCAAAACAAAAATATTCTTATAAAACAATATTACTTGAACAATAATATAGAATATGATTACATGAAAACAAATCAGATTTTTAAAGTTTTTCCGATATTTTTTAATGGTGCCGGGCGCTTACTATTATTTGTTGTAATTGGACTTCTAGCTTCGGATATTGTTTCAGGAGAGAATAATTCAGCTACAATAAAAATGCTTTTAACAAAGCCTATATCAAGAGGTAAAATACTTTTTTCAAAGTTCATAACAGCAATCATTACTGCTAATGTTATGGTAATAGTTACAGAAACAATTGGATTTGTAGTAATTGGATTGCTTGCAGGTTTTGGAAGTCCTAATACCCCCATCGCAGTGGGAACTATATATAAAATGGACTTAGGTCTTATTGGTAACAATGGGAAGTCTATATCTGCTATACTAGGAAGTAGCTACATACTTCCAGCTTGGAAGGTTATTATTAGTATAATAGTCCTTCAAGTCCTCACGATTTCAGCATGTATTGCTTTTTCCTTTCTTATATCTACTTTAATTAAAAATAGCGACGTTTCAACTGGAGTTTGTATTATAACAGTGTTTCTTACTATGGTTATAGCTATCAATGTTATGGCATTTGCCATACCAGGAGCTCCTACAATGACTAATAAAATTCTTCCATTTATATTTGCAAGCTACTATGATGTATCTTCTATATTTGCTTGCTACTATGATGTATCTTTTGTTCTTCAAGGGGATATGGCAGAAAGAATAATCAATCCTATTGTAAATTTGCATTTTGCTCAGTTCATATCATTGGTATGGATTATTGGATGCTATAGCATTTCTCACATTGTTTTTGTTAGGAAAGATGTCCTGTAG
- a CDS encoding protease inhibitor I42 family protein, translating to MKKRLPLVFIVVLLFLYIIYFNSNTVMYIGKSNAVLKNHKYNSQAVYIIKFQAPFTKFEQYQLNENGEFIVPRGTEFIVSLDANVTRPLKWRLDQIKDNKILEYKKDNLIQPHDFKFTSEKGYSSRRQNFLFKAQSLGSEKLVFKYMDVDNSEVNSIMILNIRVE from the coding sequence ATGAAAAAAAGACTTCCTTTAGTATTTATAGTAGTTCTATTGTTCCTATATATAATCTATTTTAATTCTAATACAGTAATGTATATTGGAAAGAGTAATGCTGTTTTGAAAAATCATAAATATAATTCACAAGCAGTATATATTATAAAATTTCAAGCACCTTTCACAAAGTTTGAACAGTATCAATTAAATGAAAATGGTGAATTCATTGTACCAAGAGGCACTGAATTTATAGTATCATTAGATGCTAACGTTACTAGGCCACTTAAATGGAGACTAGATCAGATAAAAGATAATAAAATTCTAGAATATAAAAAAGATAATCTTATACAGCCTCATGATTTTAAGTTTACTTCTGAAAAGGGTTATTCCAGCAGGAGACAAAATTTTTTATTTAAAGCTCAATCTTTGGGTAGTGAGAAGCTTGTGTTCAAATATATGGATGTTGATAATTCAGAGGTAAACAGTATAATGATACTTAATATTAGGGTGGAATAG
- a CDS encoding response regulator transcription factor gives MKILLVEDDKTIASGLEYSMKQEGFTIILCYDVSTAKRALRETEIDLCLFDLSLPDGSGYDLCKITREKGNIPVIFLTACDDEVNVVMGLDMGADDYITKPFRIRELISRIKSVMRRYGKHSNSKNILELNNIRINTLNAKVYKNDKEITLTALEYRLLLSFANNPGQVLSRNQLLEGIWDVAGDFVNDNTLTVYIKRIREKLEDDPQKPRIIKTVRGMGYKVGD, from the coding sequence TTGAAAATTTTATTAGTTGAAGATGATAAAACAATTGCATCCGGCCTCGAATATTCTATGAAGCAGGAAGGTTTTACTATAATACTTTGCTACGATGTTTCCACTGCTAAAAGGGCTTTGAGAGAGACTGAAATTGATCTATGTTTATTTGATTTATCTCTGCCAGATGGAAGTGGCTACGATTTATGTAAGATAACTAGAGAAAAAGGAAATATACCAGTTATATTTTTAACTGCTTGTGATGATGAGGTCAACGTAGTAATGGGTCTTGATATGGGAGCAGATGATTATATAACTAAACCTTTCCGTATAAGAGAACTCATTTCCCGTATAAAATCTGTAATGCGTAGATATGGTAAGCACAGTAATTCGAAAAACATATTAGAATTAAATAATATTCGTATCAATACACTTAATGCAAAAGTTTATAAAAATGATAAGGAAATCACACTTACAGCACTTGAATATCGTCTGTTACTGAGCTTTGCAAATAATCCAGGACAGGTTTTATCACGAAATCAGCTTTTAGAGGGGATATGGGACGTGGCAGGAGATTTTGTAAATGATAATACGCTAACAGTTTACATAAAGAGAATAAGAGAAAAATTAGAAGACGACCCTCAAAAACCTAGAATTATAAAGACTGTAAGAGGAATGGGATATAAGGTTGGTGATTAG
- a CDS encoding sensor histidine kinase — MLRNRELRIFFMSMIGISTAAVFYIFILNVFAGLMSLVAFSLLIVCCFFFIKREYGELERLSSYLRRICNGEYSLDIRDNVEGELSILKNEIYKVTLMLSKQGEFLKKEKVQLADAIYDISHQLKTPLTSMRVMADLLNDSNLKKDKRIEFTKNIEIQLDRMEWLLTSLLKLSKIDAGTVSFKKDKVTVSELIRKSVKPLLIPMEIKEQTLNIKGDSGVSFIGDLNWTTEALINIVKNCVEHTPKGGIISISFNENPLFTEVKISDNGSGIEKEDLPYIFKRFYRGRNASEESVGIGLAMAKSIIASQNGDINVVSKRNEGACFNIKFYKVTV; from the coding sequence ATGCTTAGAAATAGAGAATTAAGGATATTTTTTATGAGTATGATTGGCATATCCACAGCAGCAGTATTTTATATTTTTATTCTGAACGTCTTTGCAGGGCTCATGTCTTTGGTAGCTTTTTCTTTGCTGATTGTTTGTTGTTTTTTCTTTATTAAGAGGGAATATGGAGAGCTTGAAAGACTCTCAAGTTATTTAAGACGCATTTGTAATGGAGAATATTCCTTAGATATTAGAGATAATGTAGAGGGAGAGTTAAGCATACTTAAAAATGAGATTTATAAAGTAACACTAATGCTTTCAAAACAAGGGGAGTTTCTTAAAAAGGAGAAAGTGCAGCTTGCTGATGCTATTTATGATATATCTCATCAACTGAAGACACCACTTACATCTATGCGGGTGATGGCAGATTTATTAAATGATAGTAATTTAAAGAAAGATAAGAGAATTGAATTTACTAAAAATATTGAGATACAGCTTGATCGTATGGAATGGCTTTTGACTTCTTTATTGAAGCTATCTAAAATAGATGCTGGAACGGTAAGCTTTAAAAAGGATAAAGTAACTGTATCTGAGCTAATCCGAAAATCAGTAAAGCCTCTTCTTATTCCAATGGAGATTAAGGAACAAACATTAAATATAAAAGGTGATAGTGGTGTAAGTTTTATTGGGGATTTGAACTGGACTACTGAAGCCTTGATTAATATAGTAAAGAATTGTGTAGAACACACTCCAAAAGGTGGAATAATTTCAATTTCCTTTAATGAAAATCCTCTATTTACAGAAGTAAAAATATCAGATAATGGGAGTGGAATAGAAAAAGAAGATTTGCCATACATTTTTAAGCGGTTTTACAGGGGGAGAAATGCAAGTGAAGAAAGTGTAGGTATTGGGCTTGCTATGGCTAAGAGTATTATAGCAAGTCAAAATGGAGACATAAATGTAGTTAGTAAGAGAAATGAAGGGGCATGTTTTAATATAAAGTTTTATAAGGTAACAGTATAG